GCTAGCTCGTAAAATGGCTCATCTTTGTCAAATTTAACAAGGCTTACCTCGTGATCCATGCTAAATCTTGATGCGATCACCGCGCAAACTCTCTCCGCACCGCCACTTCTAAGTGTTGATGTGACAAATAATATCCTCATACGCCAAACCTTTGTTTGATCTTCACTCTAAGCCTTGAAAGTGCTGGTAAAATGCCACTTGGAAGCGGGCAAAGCAGCAAAAATATAAACGCCTCTTTACTAAATTTAATGCTAAGACTTTTAAAGATACACCTTAGCATAAGGCCATATTCGCCTGCTATTTTGGCGTAGTAAGCGGCGTTTTTATACTGCATAGCTAGAAATTTTGGCTCATTTTTTATAGCGATATCGTAGTGCAAATTTGCTGTTTTGATGTAAGCGTTTGCCACGTTTAGCGCGTGCTTGCCAGCATTTAACGTCGCACTATCGCTTCTTGCTATGCGGTAGATGTAAAGTGGCTTTTTAAGGTAGAAGACATTTTTTTCAAAAAAGCGGATGTAAAGCTCGTTTTCGCCGCCAAAAATGCTCTCATCAAACCTAAAATCATCTATAAATTCACGCGAAAAAAGCTTAAAATACTCGCCATTTATCCGCCCGCAGTGGTAATCAACCTTGCTCATCGCCCCACTCTTGCTATATGGGCTTCTACCAGCCACGACCTCTGTCATCACGCCATCTTTTTCGCAGATCGCGTCTGCAAAAACGCACGAATACTCGCCACTTTTTAAAATTTCATAGCACAAAGCAATCGCCTCTGGTAAAAGCTCATCGTCATCGTCAAGTAAGCAGACAAACTCGCCAGTTGCGTTGTCAAAGCCGTTATTTTTATTGCCATTTGGGCTCTTTTTGTGAGCGCTGTTTTTTACAAATTTGATCCTTGCGTCGTTAAAACTCTTGCAAATTTCACTCGCACTCTCGTCATCGCCGTCATCGGTCACAACTATTTCTAAATTTTTATAGCTTTGAGCTAGAGCGCTTTTTATGGCCTTTTTTAAAAGCTCTGGACGCTTGTAGGTCGCTGTTACGATGCTGATTAATGGCTCGCTCATTTAGCCCCTTTTAAAAATTCTCTCATAGCCTTGAAGTTTTTCAAGCCGTGAGAAAAGTATAAATTTAAATGTTTTTATATAGGCCTTTAAATTTGCGCTGTATCCTCTCTCAAGGCGCTCGCCCTCGATGTTTGAGCCGCTTAGATCAGTTGGATGTGCAAAAAGGTCGCAAAAATACATCTGCATATCATTAACGCCAAGCAAATAGTCCCAAACATCGGTCGTGCAAAGCGCATTTTTATGAATTTCAAGCAAATTTTTAGCGCTTTTTTTAGTTAGCACATAAGCCCCAGCTCTATAAATGCTTGAAAATGAGTGCTTTGAGACCTGCCAAAGTGGCTTGCTTAGGCTAGTATCCACCTTTTTGCCAAAGGCGCTAAACCTGCCCTCTAGCCCATCTTGCATGCCACATATGAGCACGCTCTCTTCTGGTATTTTGCTAGCTGCTAAAAAGGCCTCTTTTATCGCCTCATCATCTCCGATCACGTCATCTTCAAAGATGAGGGCAAATTTCGCATCACTTGCTAAAAAAGCCTCATAGGCTTTCACATGCGAGAGCGAACAGCCAACCTCAGCAGGGCTTAGAACCTTGCCGTAAGCTTTGAACGATGGCGAAATGATCTTATAGTACTCCCTCGCGTTTAGCTCCCTGCCATCAACTGCGTCTATTAGATTAAAGCTATCATAAGAGCCAAATTTCTGCTGCAAAAGCTCGCGCCTTTTGGTGTCTTTAGCCAAAGAGATCAGATAAATTTCATTCATTTAAGACCTTTTAAATTTTTTTAAAATTTTACGCCAGACTATGCCTCGCTCGAAGGCATTAAAAAACAAAAAATATCCCAAAACATAAGCTGCGCCGGCGTATATCGCAGCAAAGATAGCAAATTTTAGCCAGTTATCTAAGCTCACAAAGTCCTTGCAGGCAAACATCGCAAGCACACAGAGCGCAAAAACGGCTAAATTTTTAAAATAAACCCCATAAAACGTGGTGAGTTTCACCTCTAAATTTAAGGCGGCATTTATGAGGTCAAAGCCAAGAATTCTTATACTATAAAAAACGGCTGCGACGATGACGATACCATAAACGCCGTAGCCACTAAATTTAAGCAGTGCGATCTGCGCTATGATCGTGCTAACACCAAGGATAGTGTTGGCAATGGCTGGTCGGCGAAGCTTGTTTGTCGCGCTATCAAGGTTAAAAAGCGAAAAAACAAAGCTTATAAAGACGATCGGCACTAGCGTGATCATCGAGACGTTGTAGATAAATTTAACCTCTTCTGCGCTTTTAAAAGGTAGCCAAAGCGTGTAAAAATCAAGCCCGAAAACGACGAAAAATGCAGCCGGAGCGCTCATCACAAAGGCGATCACCTTCATTGAAAATTTAGCCTCTTTTATGAGGTCCGTGATCAAATTTTTAGAGTAAAGCTCGACAAATTTTGGCGCAAAGATACCGCTAAGCTGCGCTACAAAGCTCTCAAGTATGATAGGAGCGGCCTTGGCGACTGAAAGAAGGCCAGTGGCGTTTGCACTTACGAAAATATTGCAGATAAAAAGGTCCATGCCTGTTAAAAGTATGCGGTTTAGCGCATTAAAGCTGTTCCAAATGCCAGAGCTTAAAAGCTCTTTTATCTTAGAAAAGTCAAATTTACTAAGGCTAAATTTTAGCTCCGGTGTGATGCGAGCTGACATAAAAATGGTGCTAAAAAAGACAAAAAGGCTAGCAACTAGCGCTGAAATGGCGATGTATGAGATAAATGGCTTAAAAAAGAAAAAGAGCGCCACGATGAGAGCTGCTAGGATCGCGCTTGAGATGGCGTTTCTGATGGAGAGTAAGTAGAGCTTGTTTGTCACAAAAGCACAAACCGTCAAAACGCCGTTAAATAGCCCAACGCAGAAATTTATAAAGTAAAAAACAAGGGTCATTCTCACGTCAAAGAGTAAATTTTCAGGGACATTTAAAAAGCTTTGCAAATTTAGTATAAAAACAGAGCTAAGCACTACGACTACGGCGCAAAAGAAGATATTTACAACAAGCACTGATGAGTAGTAGGTGTTTGCAAGGTTTAGGTCTTTTTTGTGCCACGCATGAGCGACAAAGCGCCCGCTCACTGAGTTTATCGCCACGCTCACGACTGCTGCGTAGCTAACGATGGCGTTACTAAGTCCCACAAAACCAAATGCCTCGTTGCCAAGACTTTTTAAGATAAATGGCGTAAGAAAGAAATTTATGCCCATTGATACGACAAAAACGACGATCGAGCTTATTAGATTGATTAGCATTAGACTTTTAACCTGTAAATTTTTACGCCACTTGAGATGACAAATGGCTCAAAGTATCGCTCATCTGCTCGCTCAAATATAAAAAGCTGCACAAGGGCTGAATTTAAGGCATTTTCATCAACTAAAACCACGCGTGCATAGTCCTCCAAAAACAAAACAGAAATTTTCGCCTTGTTGTCGATAGTTTTTTCATCTATTTGTAGCTCTTTGCCAGAGCCTTTTATCTTATAAAAGGACTTTACCGCCACTTTTTCGCCATTTTGTGTGATAAATTTTGGCTCTTTTAGCGGCAAGATATAGCCATTTCCAAGATCTATGCCAGCCTCGCTAATGCTATTTATAGGGCTAATGTAGTAAAAAAACTCCTCTTTTGGCCTCTCACCGCTCATAACATCAATGTAGCTATATCTAAAGATGTTTGGAGCGATATCTATCATATCTGGCACAAGATAGTAAAAAACCTCTTTTTTTGCCGCTGGCAGAGTGAAATTTGTGCTTTCAAGCTGGCTTAAAAAGAGATTTAGATCGCTTGTATTGTGATCTTTTAAAATTTCTTCTAGCACTCTACTCTTTTTCTCAAACGATATGTCGTTATACTCGCTCACTACTCTTGCAAGCTTAGCCGAGCTTGCCTCATCTTTTCTTAATGCAAGGCTAACAAAATAGCCGTTCTCACCGCCTTGCCTGCCAGGATCATTTAGTGTCTTAACATCAGCAAAGTATCTTACCGCATATCCATAATCCCACCACGAAAGCACGTAATCATCGCGCTTAGCAGCTTTTTTTAACTGATCAAGTGCCATTGCCTCATCGTGCGTGATCAAAGTATGCGGTCTATAAGAGTAAGCGATCTCTAAATTTGGAGCAAGCGCAGCAGCTGCAAAGATAAAAAAGGATAAATTTTTAAGAGAATTTCTAAGGTCAAATAAATTTAAAAAAAAGTGTAAGAAATACCCAAAACCAAGTGCAACAAGTGGCGTTACATACATGGCAAATCTAACTCCGCCAAATAGCGATAAAGCGCCAAGTCCAAGCAGTGGCAAGCTAAGTAAAAATGGTCGAAATTTAAAGCAAAGCGCTAGATATCCAACCGCTGCAGCTAGCAAAATAAGGATATTTCCAGCCATGAAATAGACAAAGTATAAAGGGCTAGCGCTTTTTACCTCATCAATTAGCGTGTATTCGCTTATAAAGTGAAATTTACTTGCAACCTCTGAACTGCTTTTTAAAACGTAACTGCCAATCTTTGAGATGATAAGATCAAAACCACCAAAATAGATAAAAATAGCTAGCATAATAGCTAGAAAAATGCTTAAATTTCTAGGTGAAAGTAGTTTTTTATATTTGCAAAAAATGGCGTAAAATGAAGCAATAACCGCTAAATTTAAAATCAAAATTTTATTTGCGATGAGTGGATCTTTTGAAAAAATATTGAAACTAACGATGCTTATAAACATAAAAAATATCGCTTGGTAGTTTTCTATCCTGCTTCGCATAAAAGCAAGCGTGTAGATAAAAAAGATAAAGATAATGCTTAAAATAAGAGCATAAGAGC
This genomic stretch from Campylobacter concisus harbors:
- a CDS encoding glycosyltransferase family 25 protein; the protein is MNEIYLISLAKDTKRRELLQQKFGSYDSFNLIDAVDGRELNAREYYKIISPSFKAYGKVLSPAEVGCSLSHVKAYEAFLASDAKFALIFEDDVIGDDEAIKEAFLAASKIPEESVLICGMQDGLEGRFSAFGKKVDTSLSKPLWQVSKHSFSSIYRAGAYVLTKKSAKNLLEIHKNALCTTDVWDYLLGVNDMQMYFCDLFAHPTDLSGSNIEGERLERGYSANLKAYIKTFKFILFSRLEKLQGYERIFKRG
- a CDS encoding MATE family efflux transporter, translating into MLINLISSIVVFVVSMGINFFLTPFILKSLGNEAFGFVGLSNAIVSYAAVVSVAINSVSGRFVAHAWHKKDLNLANTYYSSVLVVNIFFCAVVVVLSSVFILNLQSFLNVPENLLFDVRMTLVFYFINFCVGLFNGVLTVCAFVTNKLYLLSIRNAISSAILAALIVALFFFFKPFISYIAISALVASLFVFFSTIFMSARITPELKFSLSKFDFSKIKELLSSGIWNSFNALNRILLTGMDLFICNIFVSANATGLLSVAKAAPIILESFVAQLSGIFAPKFVELYSKNLITDLIKEAKFSMKVIAFVMSAPAAFFVVFGLDFYTLWLPFKSAEEVKFIYNVSMITLVPIVFISFVFSLFNLDSATNKLRRPAIANTILGVSTIIAQIALLKFSGYGVYGIVIVAAVFYSIRILGFDLINAALNLEVKLTTFYGVYFKNLAVFALCVLAMFACKDFVSLDNWLKFAIFAAIYAGAAYVLGYFLFFNAFERGIVWRKILKKFKRS
- a CDS encoding glycosyltransferase family 2 protein, with amino-acid sequence MSEPLISIVTATYKRPELLKKAIKSALAQSYKNLEIVVTDDGDDESASEICKSFNDARIKFVKNSAHKKSPNGNKNNGFDNATGEFVCLLDDDDELLPEAIALCYEILKSGEYSCVFADAICEKDGVMTEVVAGRSPYSKSGAMSKVDYHCGRINGEYFKLFSREFIDDFRFDESIFGGENELYIRFFEKNVFYLKKPLYIYRIARSDSATLNAGKHALNVANAYIKTANLHYDIAIKNEPKFLAMQYKNAAYYAKIAGEYGLMLRCIFKSLSIKFSKEAFIFLLLCPLPSGILPALSRLRVKIKQRFGV
- a CDS encoding STT3 domain-containing protein encodes the protein MHKVSVNCKILLIFLAAYLFGFAARMLWVLWAKDMPEFYFNGEFMLTTNDAYYYAEGARDMLAGFHQQSDFSPFNHPISTIVFYICKILPFKIESVIFYMSALLAPLIALPVILISNEFKALKAGAVAAFMSVILPGYLVRTSLGYFDSDMLNVTFALFIIYLLIRLLNANEQKFIVLPGVFVSLYLWWYQSSYALILSIIFIFFIYTLAFMRSRIENYQAIFFMFISIVSFNIFSKDPLIANKILILNLAVIASFYAIFCKYKKLLSPRNLSIFLAIMLAIFIYFGGFDLIISKIGSYVLKSSSEVASKFHFISEYTLIDEVKSASPLYFVYFMAGNILILLAAAVGYLALCFKFRPFLLSLPLLGLGALSLFGGVRFAMYVTPLVALGFGYFLHFFLNLFDLRNSLKNLSFFIFAAAALAPNLEIAYSYRPHTLITHDEAMALDQLKKAAKRDDYVLSWWDYGYAVRYFADVKTLNDPGRQGGENGYFVSLALRKDEASSAKLARVVSEYNDISFEKKSRVLEEILKDHNTSDLNLFLSQLESTNFTLPAAKKEVFYYLVPDMIDIAPNIFRYSYIDVMSGERPKEEFFYYISPINSISEAGIDLGNGYILPLKEPKFITQNGEKVAVKSFYKIKGSGKELQIDEKTIDNKAKISVLFLEDYARVVLVDENALNSALVQLFIFERADERYFEPFVISSGVKIYRLKV